The Burkholderia pyrrocinia genome includes a region encoding these proteins:
- a CDS encoding helix-turn-helix domain-containing protein has translation MAQAARLGEAFNLANRLHAFSADYQLKYVSESGGLLQSSSGVRIAADPFGDEHGRRALAFFHLHGDRAAVNWDDALQRRLTDIRHHARWIVDAMNLPALAAAQRPSATIGVRPGRAGRRAATTVELQAGETDVFAAALDMFRDDLGDSAAQEIASNMLRPFEQRYAQSMWAFRELSASPSIRMSAQRLRAQSVNRISIANAAQAAAMSERNFLRRFKKEIGVTPTEFVQHVRLERACHMLIHTTLPADKVARRTGFGSGERLAKLFRQRLLMSPTEFRVAEREKILTRGVASPDADDGPASAFCDGDGAVCGACADAREKTGRIPVKSSCRDLDPRFPCPSSPLPLPPLSARRK, from the coding sequence GCGAGGCCTTCAATCTGGCGAATCGCCTGCATGCGTTCAGTGCGGATTACCAGTTGAAGTACGTATCCGAAAGCGGGGGACTGTTGCAGTCGTCGTCCGGCGTGAGAATCGCGGCCGATCCGTTCGGCGACGAGCACGGCCGCCGTGCGCTCGCGTTCTTTCATCTTCACGGCGACCGCGCGGCCGTCAACTGGGACGACGCATTGCAGCGGCGCCTGACCGACATTCGCCATCATGCGCGCTGGATCGTCGACGCGATGAACCTGCCCGCGCTCGCGGCCGCGCAGCGGCCGTCGGCGACAATCGGCGTGCGGCCCGGCAGGGCCGGGCGCCGTGCCGCCACGACGGTCGAACTGCAGGCCGGCGAGACCGACGTGTTTGCCGCCGCGCTCGACATGTTCCGCGACGATCTCGGTGACAGCGCCGCGCAGGAGATCGCCAGCAACATGCTGCGGCCGTTCGAGCAACGCTATGCGCAATCGATGTGGGCGTTTCGCGAACTGAGCGCGAGCCCGTCGATCCGGATGTCGGCGCAGCGGCTGCGCGCGCAGAGCGTGAACCGCATCTCGATCGCGAACGCCGCGCAGGCCGCCGCGATGAGCGAGCGCAATTTCCTGCGGCGCTTCAAGAAGGAGATCGGCGTGACGCCGACCGAGTTCGTCCAGCACGTGCGGCTCGAGCGCGCATGCCACATGCTGATCCATACGACGCTGCCGGCCGACAAGGTCGCGCGCCGCACGGGGTTCGGCAGCGGCGAGCGGCTCGCGAAGCTGTTTCGCCAGCGCCTGCTGATGTCGCCGACCGAATTTCGCGTCGCCGAGCGGGAAAAGATCCTCACCCGCGGCGTCGCGTCGCCCGATGCGGACGACGGGCCCGCATCCGCGTTTTGCGATGGCGATGGGGCAGTTTGCGGCGCGTGCGCCGACGCGCGGGAGAAAACGGGGCGGATACCCGTAAAATCGTCCTGTCGCGATCTCGATCCCCGGTTTCCATGCCCTTCCT